A section of the Spirosoma pollinicola genome encodes:
- a CDS encoding nuclear transport factor 2 family protein: MNYATVHLLEDSLLKVWSERDNQQRLEVMKQIYAADIAFYEIDNGPVITGHQAINSLIEKLQDQWPSEFVFTLVKPAVINHGVSQVAWTLGAAQATPAATGMDIAIIENGLIKELYLYLDNPAN; encoded by the coding sequence ATGAATTACGCTACTGTGCACTTGTTAGAAGACAGCCTATTGAAAGTTTGGAGTGAACGCGACAACCAGCAACGATTGGAGGTCATGAAGCAGATTTATGCCGCCGACATCGCTTTTTATGAAATCGATAATGGTCCAGTTATTACAGGTCATCAAGCCATCAATTCACTGATTGAGAAACTACAAGACCAGTGGCCATCAGAGTTCGTCTTTACGCTGGTCAAGCCAGCCGTTATCAACCACGGCGTTAGTCAAGTAGCTTGGACATTAGGAGCCGCTCAAGCGACACCTGCCGCGACAGGAATGGACATTGCCATTATTGAGAATGGGTTGATCAAAGAACTGTATCTTTATCTGGACAATCCTGCCAACTGA
- a CDS encoding DUF6970 domain-containing protein: protein MKRTTQYLAFIGLLLVDCKNDIIPTGTPDCIVNMINQIKSQDKWSPPASIYRYVYKGKVVYFIPQRCCDIPSVLLDEQCNTVCSPDGGISGGGDGGCTDFFKVRSDEKLIWKDSR, encoded by the coding sequence ATGAAACGTACAACACAGTACCTCGCTTTCATTGGCTTACTCCTGGTCGATTGTAAAAATGACATAATACCCACCGGAACGCCGGATTGTATTGTCAACATGATCAATCAAATCAAGAGCCAGGACAAATGGAGTCCACCAGCATCTATTTATCGCTACGTGTATAAAGGAAAAGTCGTTTATTTTATCCCCCAACGGTGTTGTGATATACCCAGTGTCCTGTTAGATGAACAATGCAATACTGTTTGCTCGCCCGATGGAGGTATCAGCGGTGGGGGAGATGGAGGATGCACTGACTTTTTCAAAGTTCGATCGGATGAAAAATTGATCTGGAAAGATTCACGATAG